One genomic window of Tachypleus tridentatus isolate NWPU-2018 chromosome 12, ASM421037v1, whole genome shotgun sequence includes the following:
- the LOC143233932 gene encoding UPF0538 protein C2orf76 homolog isoform X2 has product MMEVKPNGIIVTVRLIRSFEHHNVRPVVFKNIDPNQTVSSFKNTVLTDIKKRTGLPPPVKNYDYDTLKIQHQAHGAKSNDPIINTERDEELILQDHRTLAESNVRTETELSFFKRMDYIKYKENPHLS; this is encoded by the exons ATGATGGAAGTAAAGCCCAATGGAATCATTGTGACTGTACGTCTCATTCGTTCCTTTGAGCATCACAATGTACGTCCAGTGGTGTTTAAAAACATTGATCCTAATCAAACTGTCAGCTCCTTTAAGAACACAGTCCTGACAGATATCAAGAAGAGAACTGGTTTGCCACCACCAGTAAAAAACTATGATTATGACACACTTAAGATACAACATCAAGCCCATGGGGCTAAAAGCAATGACCCCATCATCAATACAGAAAGGGATGAGGAGCTGATTCTTCAAGATCACAGAACTTTAGCTGAAAGCAATGTAAGAACTGAAACTGAACTTTCCTTCTTCAAGAGAATGGACTACATCAAGTACAAAGAAAATCCACATTTAAGTTG A
- the LOC143233932 gene encoding UPF0538 protein C2orf76 homolog isoform X1 — protein sequence MMEVKPNGIIVTVRLIRSFEHHNVRPVVFKNIDPNQTVSSFKNTVLTDIKKRTGLPPPVKNYDYDTLKIQHQAHGAKSNDPIINTERDEELILQDHRTLAESNVRTETELSFFKRMDYIKYKENPHLSWPDTATYHSIEQDLLS from the exons ATGATGGAAGTAAAGCCCAATGGAATCATTGTGACTGTACGTCTCATTCGTTCCTTTGAGCATCACAATGTACGTCCAGTGGTGTTTAAAAACATTGATCCTAATCAAACTGTCAGCTCCTTTAAGAACACAGTCCTGACAGATATCAAGAAGAGAACTGGTTTGCCACCACCAGTAAAAAACTATGATTATGACACACTTAAGATACAACATCAAGCCCATGGGGCTAAAAGCAATGACCCCATCATCAATACAGAAAGGGATGAGGAGCTGATTCTTCAAGATCACAGAACTTTAGCTGAAAGCAATGTAAGAACTGAAACTGAACTTTCCTTCTTCAAGAGAATGGACTACATCAAGTACAAAGAAAATCCACATTTAAGTTG GCCTGATACAGCTACCTATCACAGTATTGAACAAGACTTGCTGTCGTAG